CGGGTGAGGTCTGCTGCGGCCTGTGCCCTCAGAGGCCTGGGCGAATGGACCACCCTGACAAGACCTTAGGCGCCGCAGGTGGGGGCCGGTCTGCCCTAGCCCACTCCAGGACGGGCACCTGAAGCGGGTCGGCTCTGGCGTGGGGCCTGGGCGCCGCTGGACTGGATTGGCGTAAACGGGCCGGGCAGTCACCGTCCCTGCCAGCGCTTCCTTCGCACCCAGGGACACCCTCGGACTTGCCGGCAGGTCATGAATCTGCCATGTTTTGTGGTTCCTACGTCCCCTGCTCGCCCAGCAGGGCCTGCGCCCCCTCCATTCCTCAGGGGGCATAACTGCCGGGAAGAAACGCCTCGCGGGGTATGCCGGCCCGGCCTGGGCTCAGAAGGTGGTCGAGGCAGTCGCTGCCCGCCGGCTGTCCGTTACACTGCCCCGGTTCTCTGCGTATGACGACCCCTTCCTCGCCTCCAGATGCCTTCGCTGCCCTGCGATTCCCGGATTTCCGGCGCTTGCTGGTGGCCTCCGCCAGCGCCTCGTTTGCCGGCACGGCCTTTGCCGTGGTCATCGGTTATCAGGTGTATGCCCTGACCAGAAGCCCACTCATGCTGGGCCTTCTGGGGGTTGCCACGGCCCTGCCCACCCTGAGCCTCGCGCTGCTGGGCGGCCACTATGCCGACCGCCTGGACCGCCGCCGCATTCTGCTGGTGACGCGCGCCCTGCTGGTGCTGGGCGGCCTGGCGTTCGCCGCGCTCTCCCAGGCTGGTCCGGCCACCAGTGTGGCGGGACTGTTTCTGCTGGTGGTGATGCTAGGCTTCGCGCGGGGCTTCGGTGACCCGGCCGCCAGCGCCTTTGAAACGCGCATCGTGCCGCCCAGCGTCTACGTCAATGCCTCCGCGTGGCTGGGCAGCGTGGGACAGGTGGCGGGCATTCTGGGCCCCACACTGGCGGGCCTGTTCCTGGCGCGGTTTGAGGCGAGCGGCACCTACCTGCTGATGGCCGCCCTGTATGCCGCGTCCTGGCTGGCCCTGAGGCAGATGCCGCGCCTGCCGCCTACTGTGTCCAGTCGGGAAGAAGGGGTCCGGGCCAGCATTCAGGCGGGGCTGCGTTTCGTGCGGCGGGACCAGGTGCTGTTTGGATCCATGGCCCTGGACCTCCTGGCGGTGCTGTTCGGCGGCGCTCTTGCCCTGCTGCCGGTCTTTGCGACCGACATTCTGAACGTCGGTCCAGGGGGCCTGGGCGTCCTGATGGCCGCGCCGTCTGTGGGCGCCCTGCTGGTCATGCTCTGGATGACGCGTCAGCCGCCTCTGAACCGCACCGGTGTGTGGCTGGTGCTGAGCATTGCCGGTTTTGGCCTCAGCATGCTGCTCTTCGGCGTCTCTCAGGTGTTCTGGCTCTCGTGGCTGGCCCTGGCGCTCAGCGGCGTGTTCGACGGCGTCAACATGCTCATTCGCCGCGCCATTGTGCGCACACGCACGCCTGACCATATGCGCGGCCGGGTCGGTGCCGTCAGTCTGGTGTTTATCGGGACAAGTAACGAAATCGGCGCGCTGGAAAGTGGGGTCGCCTCACACTATCTGGGCGTGGTGCGCGCCACGGTGCTGGGCGGCCTGCTGACTGTGGCACTCGCCGGAGGCGCCACGTGGCACTGGCGGGCCCTGATGACCTGGGAACTCCGGCATGAGCAGGGGCAGCAGGACCCTCCACCCGCGGCGTAGGGGCGCGGTGCGCTGGGGGGCTGCCGGCAAGCCCTGTGAGAAGAGGCCGGCGTCGGAACAGGCTGGGGCGCCTGAGCGGGCCTCAGGTCTGTTCCGATGCAGCGGGTCATCAGGGCCGGTACTGAAGCTTCCAGAGACCAGTCACCCTGAAGCGGAAGCCCGCTGCTTAGACCGGCGTGGTGGGCAGTGCGCAGCCTTTCATCTCAGGTAGGCTGCGCACGAACGCCAAAAGTTCTTGCGTCTCGGGTGAATCGGGTGCCCACGTGACCACCTCCGCCAGCAGCGCCGGAACACAGGCGTCGCGCGTGAAGATCAGGGTCAGCAGGGCCTGCCGCTTGACGGCGATGGACCGTTCGGAGCGCACGAGGTCCAGCATCAGGGGCACAGTGGAGGTGCCTGCCCAGCCATTAACCGACCAGCAGACTTCCGCCAGCAGGGCGTCGGACCCGCCCTCCGCCAGGACCCGGTTGGCGAAGGGCACCGGCCGCTCAGCGGCGACGGCCCGCCCCACCTGGTACAGCAGGACCTGTTGGTCTGGGTCTACGGTCCTGAGCCGCTCAAATCCAATGTTCAGAA
The DNA window shown above is from Deinococcus aquaedulcis and carries:
- a CDS encoding MFS transporter, whose product is MTTPSSPPDAFAALRFPDFRRLLVASASASFAGTAFAVVIGYQVYALTRSPLMLGLLGVATALPTLSLALLGGHYADRLDRRRILLVTRALLVLGGLAFAALSQAGPATSVAGLFLLVVMLGFARGFGDPAASAFETRIVPPSVYVNASAWLGSVGQVAGILGPTLAGLFLARFEASGTYLLMAALYAASWLALRQMPRLPPTVSSREEGVRASIQAGLRFVRRDQVLFGSMALDLLAVLFGGALALLPVFATDILNVGPGGLGVLMAAPSVGALLVMLWMTRQPPLNRTGVWLVLSIAGFGLSMLLFGVSQVFWLSWLALALSGVFDGVNMLIRRAIVRTRTPDHMRGRVGAVSLVFIGTSNEIGALESGVASHYLGVVRATVLGGLLTVALAGGATWHWRALMTWELRHEQGQQDPPPAA